Genomic DNA from Enterococcus saccharolyticus subsp. saccharolyticus:
TTTTCCAATCAATATTTGTTACAATCAGTATAGCACTAAATGAAAGAAGGTGACTAGAATGAATCTAGGTTTACCCCTATTTTATGATGAACAGACAAAAGTGTTAATTATTGGCAGTGCTCCAAGTGAACAATCATTGCGTGCACAACAATATTATGCCAACAAAGGAAATCAATTTTGGCGTGTACTTTTCCAAGCATTAGACGTACCTGATCCACAAGAGTACCACCAGCGCTTAAGCCTTTTAAAAGCCCATCAAATTGGTCTTTGGGATGTATATGAACGTTTTAGCCGCAAAGGTAGTATAGATCATCAATTCCAAGAAACAACGATTAATGATTTTTCACAACTTTTAGCCCACGCACCGATTAAAAAGATTATTATTAACGGAAAGAAAGCTTCTGAAGAAGTTCAAAAACATCACTTATTTCCAAATCTCCCCATTATCCATTGTTTATCGACTAGTGGAGCAAACAATGGACGAAGCATCGAGCGAATGCACCAATGGCAAGTTGCCTTGGCTGACATTGTATGATTTTTCAAAATCCCACAAAATAAAACCATCACTTCTGTCTGATTGCAGAAGCGATGGTTTTATTTTAACTATTTGAACTTTTTTTATTTTTTCTAGCGGTACGTGTTTGTTGACGACGCTCCACTTTACGTTTCGCTTTATTGCTTTTATCAATTTCCCATTGGATTTTTTTCTTGTATCCAGGTTTGATTTTTTTCTTTTTCTTCTTCACTAAACCGATTAACGTTGGGTCTAGCTCATCACGACTTTTCTCACGTTTTTTACGACGGTTACGGTCATAAGTATCCACGATTTCGCCTTGTTTAATTTCTTTTGGCTTAAAGGTTACGCCTAATGCTTCAATCTCATTAATTGCTTGTTCATCACTTGGTTCATACAAGGTAATCGCAGTTCCAGAAAGTTGATTTCGTCCAGTACGACCAACCCGATGAATAAAGAAATCTAAATCTTCCGGTACTTCCGCATTAATGACATGCGATACCCCTTCAATATCAATTCCACGAGCCGCTAAATCTGTCGCAACGACATATTGATACTCTAAGTTTTGTACTTGGCGCATCACGCGTTTACGTTCACGTGGGGTAATATCACCATGAATTTTCGCAACTTTTAGACCTTGTCCACGTAAATAATCAGTGATTTCGTCCACACGAGTCTTGGTATTTGCAAAAACAATCGCCAAATATGGATGCCCAACAGTCAATAAATCATGAATTAAGGCATTCGTATTTTTCCCTTTTGTTGAAATCAACCAGTTGTCAATTGTTTCAGAGATAACAGCTTTAGGTCGGATTTCTTCAATCAATGGATTGTCCATGTATTTTTTCAAGAAAGGACGTAGTTTTTCAGGAATTGTTGCTGAGAAGACTAACATTTGTAGTTTGTCTGGTAAACGGCCAGCAATTTGATCGACTTCTGCTAAAAATCCCATGTCTAGGGTCATGTCTGCTTCATCGACAACAAAGGCTAAAGCAGTATGAACCGCTAACGCTTGTTCATTCATCATATCTAAAATACGTCCAGGTGTACCGATAACAACATGGGGTTGTTGATTTTTCAAACGGTCTAATTGGCGCTGTTTATCTGTGCCCCCAACAAAGTTTGTTACACGAATTTCTGGTGTAGAAAATTGTGCAATTTGTTTAGCTGCTTGATAAATTTGTGTCGCTAATTCACGACTTGGTGCAGTGATAACAATTTGAACTTCATCTTTTGATGGGTCAATTTTATCCATTAAAGGGAGTAAGAATGTATGTGTTTTTCCACTTCCTGTTTGTGATTGTCCAACCACACTTTTTCCTTTTTTAATGACAGGAATTAATTTTTCCTGTACTTCAGTTGGCTCCGAGAAATTTTTATCCTCTAAAGCTTGATAAATAAATGGCTGAAATGCAAATCGTTTGAATGACATTTTAGCACCTTCTTTCCTTTTAGAATCTTTCAAAGTATAGCATATTGTTTCTAAGAATCCTATGCTGATCTTTTTTCAATCGTACTAATTGTATGTGTACGACTGATTTTTTCATAAAACAGTCGGCGATTTTTTCGAATAATCGCCCAAATAATATTGATGACAAATGTTGCTTGAACCACAAAAATCAGCAACGATAAGATAACCGAAATCACAAGTTGAAAATAGTCTTCACTTTGAATTCCTGTCGCTAATAAAAAACTGATACGCGTCAAAGTGAAATAGAACAGATAAAATAATCCGTAGCGTTTTATGAGCGCCCCTAAGGACAAACGCTTGCCATCATCTTCAACGACGCGAATACGAACCATTTTCTTCCCTAACGTTTGCCCATTTGTCAGATAAGGCAAACCGATAAAATACAGCAACACTTGTACATAATAGACAGCAAGATTATTGTCTAACGAAATCGTCTCATCTTTTGTCACCAATCGGACGAAAACAGCAAGAAGTGTAGTGAAAAAACCGATAACTAACCAATCAATTGCCCACGCAACACCACGGCGAACATACGTCACGTCAGTCCCTTTTTCGTAAGAATCATCATCGATTTCTGCTCTTGTTGGTAATAAGAAAGTGAAAATTGGGGTCATTAGGTAGCCGAATACGCCACCAAGTGTATTATGCAATAAATCATTCACATCAAATAAGCGATACGACCGTGGATAAATAAAATAGAGACCTGTTAATTGCGTCAATTCAAAAAATAGCGATAAACAAAAGGTCAAAACCACCGTTTGTTTCCATGATTTTTTAAAATAATAACGCAAGTAAACGCCAAAAGGGAACGTTAACAACACATTAAAAACTGGCTCTAAAAAAACAGATTATTTCATCGCTGCTACATAGGTTTGCGGCTGCCGAATATCTAACACAGTCTCTTTTAAAAAATTATGAACGGATGCACCTAGGGTTAATTCCATCGAGGGTCCTGTTAAGTGAGCAACTTCTTCCATTGGTGGCAATGGTAAAATCACTAAAAAGTAAGCACATAATAAATAAAAAATAAACGAATACAAAATCAGTGCCCGTGATAAAACAAAGCGACCATAACGACGGTATTGAATAAGAAAGAAAATTGTCGAGATAGCTAGCGCTAAAAACGGAAAAACCCATAGAGCAAATTTAATTGGTTCAATGGATGCAGACATAACTTCCTCCTTGTATATTATATTTAAGGTTTTAATCTTCCGATTTTTAGAGGAGAACCTTAGGAACCTTTTGTTATTTTTTATTTGGTATTTACTCAATTATTTGAGAAAATATACTTAATGGATTGAGAGGTAGATTGTTTCTTCCTTGAGTTTTCAAACTCGTAATCGAAAGACTAATCCCTCTCTCTGTTAAGCTGTTTACGAATGAGTTAGATGTTGAAGGCAAATGCCTTACTCCGTATCTAGAACAAGGTAGTGACGCTTTTCAGTTGAGTGGTAATCAATCCAAATTTTGTAAAGAAGGTGTGCTTATGTTTTATCTAGGTATTGATATTGGCAAACGAACACACGTCGCTTCCGTCATGAATGACGAAGGAAAAGTCCTACTTAAAGGTTTCTCTTTTGTGAATTCTTTGGACGGTACTCACGCTCTTTTAGAACGACTTACTTCTTTCTCTGATTCCACAGAGGACTTTCTTGTTGGTATGGAAGCCACCGGTCACTATTGGTTAGCCCTTTTCTCATTTCTTGATGAACAACAGTTTCTTGTTCACGTCATCAATCCCATTCAAACAGATGGCTGGAGAAAAGGAACTGAAATTCGTAAACGAAAAAATGATAGTATCGACTCAGTATTAATTGCTGACTTAATTCGCTACGGTTCATTCAACGAAACAGCTTTAGCGGACGAAACCATGTTCTCCTTACGTCAATTGACTCGTTATCGTTCATATCTTGTTGGCACAGCTGGCGACTTTAAACGAAAAGTCATTGCCATACTAGACCAAATCTTTCCTGAGTACGAAAAGGTGTTTTCAAAAGTTGGCATTTTTGGCAAAGCCTCCAAAGCCGTCCTATCTGAGTTTTCGTCTCCTGATGAATTCAATCAAGTTTCTGCCGAAACATTAGCTGAAACACTCCGTGTAGCGAGTCGAAGTCGTGTTGGACAAAGCAAGGCAGAGGCACTGAAAACAGCCGCCGCTCATTCTTTTGGTGTTCGTTTTGCTCAAGATGCCTTTGTTTTTCAATTACGTTCTATGATTGATCAACTCAGCTTTTTAGAAGAACAAATTAAACGAACAGAAGAAGAAATTGCACAATTAATGGCTTCTCTTCATTCGGTCATAGAAACCGTTCCTGGTATTGGAACTGTCCTTGGTGCGACGATTTTAGGTGAAATTGGTGATATTCAGAAATTTTCTACGCCTAAAAAATTAGTAGCCTACGCAGGAATCGATGCGTCTGTCTCAAAATCTGGTGAATATGAAGCCACTCACAACGTGATGAGTAAACGTGGCTCTCCCTACTTAAGAAAAGCACTGTTTCAAGCGGCACTCATTGCGTCCAGATGTGATCCAGTTTTCAAAGCCTTTTATGATAAGAAACGAGCAGAAGGAAAACACCATCTTACAGCGATTGGCGCTGTTTCAAGAAAGCTATGCTATATTATTCATGCCATTCTAACAAAGAATGAACCGTATGAAATTCGTCAGTAGTGAAAAAAATAATCTTTCTGAGGTTTATTTGTGATGCACTTATTCGTTATTTTTCAATCAGAAGATTTTATTTATTTTCACTTGACTTTATATAGTTAGTCTTTCTTCATTAACGAAAATTTTTCGCAAATATTTTTCAAACGATTTATTTTGCAGTATCATAGAATCAGGAGGTGTTTTCTATGTTAAATAGTTTTTTTGCTTTTGGTGTTCCTATTTTTCTTTTAATCTTATATATTGGGTTTGCCATTTTTAGAAAAAATTCACAGATACCGTACCTTGAATTCGCCTTGTTTATTATCGCATCTTTTCTAACCGTGTTTAGTTTTCAAGTGATTCAACAAGCATTGACCGAATTACAAGCAGCTTCACAAAAAGTCGTTGAACAAACATATGGGTATCCATTGTATTTATTGGCGATTCCTTTGGCGTTAGGACTATTATTAATTATTTTAAATGCCTATCGTGGGTATCGACACATCAAAGACTTTCGGCTACACACCAAATAATTCATCTCATAAAAAAGCAGGATAAATAGCTAATCAAATCAAGCAATTTATCCTGCTTTTTGTTATACATCAATAAACTCGTAATAATGCGCATTAATTTTACTCGGTTGGTGTACATGAGTTAAAATGTCCAGATCCAACCGTACATAATTTTCGTGTACGATGGCATACAAATTATCTTCCATCGCTTCTTCAATGTAAGGAAGTAATTCTTCCTCAT
This window encodes:
- a CDS encoding DNA-deoxyinosine glycosylase, encoding MNLGLPLFYDEQTKVLIIGSAPSEQSLRAQQYYANKGNQFWRVLFQALDVPDPQEYHQRLSLLKAHQIGLWDVYERFSRKGSIDHQFQETTINDFSQLLAHAPIKKIIINGKKASEEVQKHHLFPNLPIIHCLSTSGANNGRSIERMHQWQVALADIV
- a CDS encoding DEAD/DEAH box helicase → MSFKRFAFQPFIYQALEDKNFSEPTEVQEKLIPVIKKGKSVVGQSQTGSGKTHTFLLPLMDKIDPSKDEVQIVITAPSRELATQIYQAAKQIAQFSTPEIRVTNFVGGTDKQRQLDRLKNQQPHVVIGTPGRILDMMNEQALAVHTALAFVVDEADMTLDMGFLAEVDQIAGRLPDKLQMLVFSATIPEKLRPFLKKYMDNPLIEEIRPKAVISETIDNWLISTKGKNTNALIHDLLTVGHPYLAIVFANTKTRVDEITDYLRGQGLKVAKIHGDITPRERKRVMRQVQNLEYQYVVATDLAARGIDIEGVSHVINAEVPEDLDFFIHRVGRTGRNQLSGTAITLYEPSDEQAINEIEALGVTFKPKEIKQGEIVDTYDRNRRKKREKSRDELDPTLIGLVKKKKKKIKPGYKKKIQWEIDKSNKAKRKVERRQQTRTARKNKKSSNS
- a CDS encoding IS110 family transposase; this translates as MFYLGIDIGKRTHVASVMNDEGKVLLKGFSFVNSLDGTHALLERLTSFSDSTEDFLVGMEATGHYWLALFSFLDEQQFLVHVINPIQTDGWRKGTEIRKRKNDSIDSVLIADLIRYGSFNETALADETMFSLRQLTRYRSYLVGTAGDFKRKVIAILDQIFPEYEKVFSKVGIFGKASKAVLSEFSSPDEFNQVSAETLAETLRVASRSRVGQSKAEALKTAAAHSFGVRFAQDAFVFQLRSMIDQLSFLEEQIKRTEEEIAQLMASLHSVIETVPGIGTVLGATILGEIGDIQKFSTPKKLVAYAGIDASVSKSGEYEATHNVMSKRGSPYLRKALFQAALIASRCDPVFKAFYDKKRAEGKHHLTAIGAVSRKLCYIIHAILTKNEPYEIRQ